One Gloeothece verrucosa PCC 7822 DNA window includes the following coding sequences:
- a CDS encoding Maf family protein: protein MTIPFILASASPARRKLLQTAGIDPIVRQSDFDESKVPLSDTIALVTTLAQCKAEVVAKQWSDGLILGCDSLLEVDGESYGKPSSPQEAITRWQKMRGNQGILYTGHALIDKRQDQQLLRCGITKVYFADISDEEIAAYVASGEPLKCAGCFALEGKGGLFVEKIEGCHSNVIGLSLPLLWQMLKELGYKVTDFWNF, encoded by the coding sequence ATGACTATTCCTTTTATTCTTGCTTCTGCATCTCCTGCAAGGCGAAAACTATTACAAACAGCCGGTATTGATCCCATTGTCCGTCAGAGTGATTTCGATGAATCTAAAGTCCCGTTGAGTGATACAATTGCTCTGGTTACTACCTTAGCTCAATGCAAGGCCGAAGTGGTGGCGAAGCAATGGAGTGATGGGTTAATTTTAGGGTGTGATTCTTTGTTAGAAGTGGATGGAGAAAGTTATGGTAAACCCTCCTCACCCCAAGAAGCGATCACCCGTTGGCAAAAAATGCGCGGCAATCAGGGAATTTTATATACCGGTCATGCGTTAATCGACAAAAGACAGGATCAACAATTACTGCGTTGCGGCATTACCAAGGTGTATTTTGCTGATATTAGTGATGAGGAAATAGCGGCTTATGTTGCCAGTGGAGAACCGTTAAAATGTGCAGGTTGTTTTGCTTTGGAGGGGAAAGGAGGGCTATTTGTGGAAAAAATCGAGGGTTGTCATAGTAATGTCATTGGGTTGAGTCTTCCTCTGTTGTGGCAGATGTTAAAAGAATTGGGCTATAAAGTTACAGATTTTTGGAATTTTTAG
- the psbP gene encoding photosystem II reaction center PsbP translates to MLRAIVAILVLILNLSLSSCATNVGNLQSYVSPGAGYQFLYPNGWIPVDVKNATQGVDLVYRDLIERSENLSVIISDVPDGKTLSDIGTPSDVGYRFFQTVNNDPNVNRTAELIRADSREENGKTYYILEYQVKLPDNTERHDIASVAVSRGKLYTFNLSTPEQRWNKVKDTFETAVNSFSVY, encoded by the coding sequence ATGTTAAGAGCAATTGTTGCCATTTTGGTTTTAATCTTAAATTTAAGCCTATCGAGTTGTGCTACTAACGTAGGCAATTTACAAAGTTATGTTAGCCCAGGCGCAGGTTATCAATTTCTCTATCCTAACGGCTGGATACCAGTAGATGTGAAAAATGCCACTCAAGGAGTAGATTTAGTCTATCGGGATTTGATCGAACGCTCAGAGAATTTGAGTGTTATTATCAGTGATGTGCCAGACGGGAAAACCCTATCGGATATAGGAACCCCTTCTGATGTGGGTTATCGATTTTTTCAAACGGTGAATAATGACCCTAATGTTAATCGGACTGCGGAATTAATTAGGGCTGATTCTCGAGAAGAAAACGGCAAAACTTATTATATTTTAGAATATCAAGTTAAACTGCCCGATAATACAGAACGTCACGACATTGCCAGTGTGGCGGTTAGTCGCGGCAAACTTTATACTTTTAACCTGTCCACGCCTGAACAGCGCTGGAATAAAGTAAAAGATACTTTTGAAACGGCAGTTAATTCATTTTCAGTTTATTAA